The genomic DNA TCGAGCTTCATCTCGACCAGCGCATCGACGCCGCCGGCACCGTTCGGCGCCGCGTTGACCACCATGCCGCACGGCTGTTCCGGATCGGCTGGCGTGAACACCTCCGTGCCGGCGGTGACGCTCGCGTCGTCGATCGCCGCCAGCGCCGTGCGGCGTTTCAGCTTGCCCAGGTACTGGCTGCGTGCGACGATTTCCTGGCCTGGATAGCAGCCCTTCTTGAAATTGACCCCGCCCAGCAGCTCCAGGTTGACCATCTGCGGCACGAACTGCTCCTGGGTGGCGGCCGTGACGACCGGCACGCCGGCATGGATGTCGGCCGAGCGCCAGGCTTCCGGCCCGGCCACGTTCAGGCGCGCGGCCAGCTCCGCGGCCACCGTATCGGCCGTCTGCGTCGTGGCCAGCCACAGGTAGCGCGGCGCGCCCAAGGCATTGGCCACGCGCAGCAGAGTACCCAGCGGGTGGTCGAGCTTCGTGTAGGGCGCCGCGGGCAGCGCGTCGAACCAGGTGCGCAGCACGGCTTCGCCATCCGCGCCGCCCAGGCCCAGCAGCACGCGGCCTTCCAGCGCGTCGGACGCCTTGGTTTTCGCGCGCAGCACGAACATCTGCAGGCGTTTCTGGATGGCCGGCTGCAGCTCGCGCGGCAGTTGCAGATAGACGGACGCGCCATCGCGCCACATCAGGAAGCTGGCCAGCAGGCGTCCCTTCGGTGTGCAGTAGCCAGCCAGGCGGACTTCGGCTTCGCCCAGGTGTTCGACGTCGTTGGTCAGCTGCGAGTGCAGGAACGAGCGCGAATCATCGCCCGTGAAGGCGATCAGGCCGGCATCGGCCAGGTGGGCGACGAAGCCGGTTGCCAGCACGGCCGGGTTGACGGCGGCGGTTGGTGCCGCGAGGACTTGATTCCAGGTGTTCATAAATTTGGATACTTTGGCCATGAAAGCATTATCATTACGGGCTCATTATAAAGATCCCCGGCAAAACGCGCCGGGCGGGCCCAAATCCAGGAGTAGCAACACAAGATGGCACTGATAACAAGAACGATCGCGCTGGGCGTGCTGGCCGCGGCTGCCGCCGGCGCCGGTTTCGCCTGGTGGGCCCAGGCGCCGATCACCGTCGAAGGCGAGGCGATTCCCTTCACGATCAGCAAAGGCAGTGGCGCCCATGCCGCCGGCCAGCAGATCGCCGGCGCCGGCGTGCCGATGCAGCCGCTGCTCTTCAACGTGCTGGCGCGCGCCACCGGCAAGAGCGCGCGGCTGAAGGCCGGCTCCTATGAGCTCAAGCCGGGCACCACGCCGCTGCGGCTGATCGACCAGCTGGTGCGGGGCGAATACGCGCAGGAGTCGCTGACGATCATCGAGGGCTGGACGTTCCGCCAGATGCGCCAGGCGATCGCGGCGCACAAGGGCCTGAAGCACGACACGGTCGCCCT from Pseudoduganella armeniaca includes the following:
- the ygfZ gene encoding CAF17-like 4Fe-4S cluster assembly/insertion protein YgfZ; the encoded protein is MNTWNQVLAAPTAAVNPAVLATGFVAHLADAGLIAFTGDDSRSFLHSQLTNDVEHLGEAEVRLAGYCTPKGRLLASFLMWRDGASVYLQLPRELQPAIQKRLQMFVLRAKTKASDALEGRVLLGLGGADGEAVLRTWFDALPAAPYTKLDHPLGTLLRVANALGAPRYLWLATTQTADTVAAELAARLNVAGPEAWRSADIHAGVPVVTAATQEQFVPQMVNLELLGGVNFKKGCYPGQEIVARSQYLGKLKRRTALAAIDDASVTAGTEVFTPADPEQPCGMVVNAAPNGAGGVDALVEMKLEALEAGVVHAGSAQGPALRFLAMPYVLDKLDV